The sequence below is a genomic window from Oscillatoria salina IIICB1.
CGATAATCGCCATTTCAGCATTGTCGCCGCGACGACGCTTAGTGCGGACAATTCGGGTATACCCTCCTTGACGATTTCCATAGCGATCTTGAACGTTCGCAAACAGAGCATGAACTAAATCTTTATCGTAAAGATAGCCAATTGCCTGTCTTCTCGCTGCCAAAGAGCCATTTTTGGCAAGAGTAACCATTTTGTCCACTTCTTTGCGCACTGCTTTCGCGCGAATTAAAGTAGTTTTAATTTGACCGTGACGAATTAATTCTGTCGCCAGCGATCGCAGTAAAGCCCGACGTTGGTCGGCTGGTCTTCCTAATTCTGGTACTTTACGCCGATGACGCATTTTTTTCTCCCGTTCTGTTTTACTCGACAAAAAACTTTGCTTGTAGCTAATTTACTTAACCAGCTTTTGATTTTTCTTGGGGAAGGGTAATTCCCATATGTCGCTGTAAAGCTTCGATTACTTCTTCAGCCGACTTTTGACCAAAGTTTTTGATTTCCAAAAGGTCTTCTTGGCTGTAGTCAAGCAAATCTGCCACTGAGTTAATTTGCGCCCGTTTTAAACAGTTA
It includes:
- the rplQ gene encoding 50S ribosomal protein L17 produces the protein MRHRRKVPELGRPADQRRALLRSLATELIRHGQIKTTLIRAKAVRKEVDKMVTLAKNGSLAARRQAIGYLYDKDLVHALFANVQDRYGNRQGGYTRIVRTKRRRGDNAEMAIIELI